The proteins below are encoded in one region of Limnochorda pilosa:
- a CDS encoding tripartite tricarboxylate transporter permease, with amino-acid sequence MEILEQLPQILPSITTPWMLFLMLGGVAFGTILGAIPGLTGGTGIALMLPVTYYMDPLSSLVFLSSIYTGGNYGGAITAILINAPGSPASAATVFDGYPMMQKGQVGRALGLAVGASALGSLIGSLVLLFAIGPLGTLALSFGPPEMFMIAIFGLTIIASLQGANVAKGYLAGLLGLLLGMVGMSTTGAMRGTFGNYQLLDGVPLIPALIGLFCFSELLVLLDQSYLSKTTRLSREQIGEMFRGMREVLRHPWNIIRSAAIGVGVGALPGAGATVASLVSYNAAKHSSRNPSRFGTGIPEGIIASESANNSSEGGATATMLVLGVPGGAATAVMLGAIILQGWVPGPRMVYEHQDVVYAYIVANALQDFLLLPVGFVLSYAFSKVVNIPVRYLVPVLGVLTVAGTYAGRNSLVDPVVMVAFGVLGWLLRRYDYPVIAVILGIILGPLADAELIRTMQRFGGDLTVFVTRPISLILLLASVGALVGSHVMTRKARARVETESAASG; translated from the coding sequence TTGGAGATCCTGGAGCAACTCCCGCAGATCCTCCCGAGCATCACGACACCCTGGATGCTCTTCCTCATGCTGGGCGGGGTGGCTTTCGGCACCATCCTGGGTGCCATCCCGGGGTTGACGGGGGGCACCGGCATCGCCCTCATGCTTCCGGTGACCTACTACATGGACCCGCTCAGCTCGCTGGTCTTCCTCTCGTCCATCTACACGGGCGGCAACTACGGCGGGGCGATCACGGCCATCCTCATCAACGCCCCCGGCTCGCCGGCCTCGGCGGCCACCGTCTTCGACGGCTACCCCATGATGCAGAAGGGCCAGGTGGGGCGGGCCCTGGGGCTGGCCGTGGGCGCGAGCGCCCTAGGTTCGCTGATTGGCTCGCTCGTGCTCTTGTTCGCGATCGGCCCCCTGGGCACCCTGGCCCTTTCCTTCGGCCCACCGGAGATGTTCATGATCGCCATCTTCGGGCTGACCATCATCGCCTCCCTGCAGGGCGCCAATGTGGCCAAGGGGTACCTGGCCGGGCTGCTGGGCCTCCTCCTGGGGATGGTGGGCATGTCGACCACCGGCGCCATGCGGGGCACCTTCGGCAACTACCAGCTCCTGGACGGTGTGCCCCTGATCCCGGCGCTGATCGGACTCTTCTGCTTCTCGGAGCTGCTGGTGCTCCTGGATCAGTCGTACCTGTCCAAGACGACGCGGCTCTCTCGAGAGCAGATCGGGGAGATGTTCCGGGGGATGCGCGAGGTGCTCCGCCACCCGTGGAACATCATCCGCTCGGCGGCGATCGGGGTCGGTGTCGGAGCGCTCCCGGGCGCTGGGGCGACCGTCGCCTCCCTGGTGAGCTACAACGCGGCCAAGCACTCCTCCCGGAACCCGTCTCGGTTCGGCACCGGCATTCCGGAAGGGATCATCGCCTCCGAGTCGGCCAACAACTCGTCCGAGGGCGGCGCCACAGCCACCATGCTGGTCCTGGGCGTCCCCGGGGGCGCGGCGACGGCGGTGATGCTGGGCGCCATCATCCTGCAGGGCTGGGTCCCAGGGCCGCGCATGGTCTACGAGCACCAGGACGTCGTCTACGCCTACATCGTCGCCAACGCCCTTCAGGACTTCCTTCTGCTCCCGGTGGGCTTCGTACTCTCCTACGCGTTTTCGAAGGTCGTCAACATCCCGGTCCGCTATCTGGTGCCAGTGCTGGGCGTCCTCACCGTGGCGGGTACCTACGCCGGCCGCAACAGCCTGGTCGATCCGGTCGTCATGGTCGCCTTCGGCGTTCTCGGGTGGCTCCTGCGCCGGTACGACTATCCCGTGATCGCGGTCATCCTGGGGATCATCCTGGGGCCGCTGGCCGACGCCGAGCTGATCCGGACCATGCAGCGCTTTGGCGGGGACCTGACCGTCTTCGTCACCCGGCCGATCAGCCTGATCCTGCTGCTCGCCTCGGTGGGGGCGCTGGTCGGGTCGCACGTGATGACGCGAAAGGCCCGGGCCCGGGTCGAGACGGAGAGCGCGGCCTCCGGTTAG
- a CDS encoding Bug family tripartite tricarboxylate transporter substrate binding protein, producing MSRQEGWWRQALAVGLVCAAIVLAQAGMAVAQSYPAHEIEVIIPFDAGGSVDRMIRALAPYWEQELGVPLVLQNYSGAQGQVGFERFYRTRPDGYTIMVGTEPYLSASILRGASYELDDFDILNVQQFDPVAITVPASSPYRTLADLLEAIRANPGRLAWGVEPGGWDYVVGNLIFDALGLDVIEVFYDGGGPLRVALMGEQIDFSLGSAAGDMAMGDRARVLAVSGTKPFPGWPEAEVLNEALAPYGVTVPNLGSVRFVAVHASLKEKYPDRYQTLLRTYEAALSNPKFIERSKESGVELVTQFVGPEESNAQVRDANAVVNQFKEMFLGQ from the coding sequence ATGAGCAGGCAAGAGGGTTGGTGGCGGCAGGCGCTGGCGGTCGGTCTGGTCTGCGCGGCGATCGTTCTTGCCCAGGCCGGGATGGCCGTGGCCCAGAGCTATCCGGCCCACGAGATCGAAGTGATCATTCCCTTCGATGCGGGCGGCAGCGTGGACCGTATGATCCGGGCGCTGGCTCCCTACTGGGAACAGGAACTCGGCGTGCCGCTGGTGCTCCAGAACTACTCGGGGGCCCAGGGCCAGGTGGGCTTTGAGCGGTTCTACCGCACGCGTCCCGACGGCTACACCATCATGGTCGGCACCGAGCCGTACCTGAGCGCCAGCATCCTCCGGGGCGCCAGCTACGAGCTGGACGACTTCGACATCCTCAACGTGCAGCAGTTCGACCCGGTCGCGATCACCGTGCCTGCCAGCTCGCCCTACCGGACGCTCGCAGATCTGCTGGAGGCGATCCGGGCGAACCCGGGCAGGCTCGCCTGGGGCGTGGAGCCCGGCGGGTGGGACTACGTGGTCGGCAACCTGATCTTCGACGCGCTGGGGCTGGACGTGATCGAGGTCTTCTACGACGGCGGCGGCCCGCTGCGGGTGGCGCTCATGGGCGAGCAGATCGACTTCTCCCTGGGCTCGGCCGCGGGCGACATGGCCATGGGCGATCGGGCCCGCGTGCTGGCTGTCTCGGGCACCAAGCCCTTCCCCGGCTGGCCGGAGGCGGAGGTGCTCAACGAGGCGCTGGCGCCCTACGGTGTCACGGTCCCCAATCTGGGATCGGTCCGGTTCGTCGCGGTCCACGCCTCGCTGAAGGAGAAGTACCCCGACCGTTACCAGACCCTTCTGAGGACCTATGAGGCGGCGCTCTCCAACCCGAAGTTCATCGAGCGGAGCAAGGAGAGCGGCGTGGAGCTGGTCACCCAGTTCGTCGGGCCGGAGGAGTCCAACGCTCAGGTGCGGGACGCCAACGCCGTGGTGAACCAGTTCAAGGAGATGTTCCTGGGTCAGTGA
- a CDS encoding tripartite tricarboxylate transporter TctB family protein gives MGSTTPARRQIAWGEAIVPALTLVLAAIYWIDVHDISRPELNLLLPRPVLLAIAILSLILLGQVVVGRLQGKAGEPIRRTLWRLAFVVLAAGYLRLFGWIGFLPASILFIAATLLYLGVRNAWSILLVSVLGGGAIYAVFAYALSVRF, from the coding sequence ATGGGAAGCACGACACCGGCCAGACGTCAGATCGCCTGGGGCGAGGCGATCGTGCCGGCTCTCACCCTGGTGCTCGCGGCGATCTACTGGATCGACGTGCACGACATCTCAAGGCCCGAGCTGAACCTGCTCCTGCCGCGGCCGGTCCTGCTGGCCATCGCGATCCTGAGCCTCATTCTCCTGGGCCAGGTGGTCGTCGGACGACTACAGGGCAAGGCAGGGGAGCCCATCAGGAGGACCCTCTGGCGCCTGGCCTTTGTGGTGCTGGCGGCTGGTTACCTCCGGCTCTTCGGCTGGATCGGCTTCCTCCCGGCCAGCATTCTCTTCATTGCAGCCACCCTGCTCTACCTTGGGGTGCGGAACGCGTGGAGCATCCTTCTGGTCTCGGTGCTCGGGGGTGGGGCGATCTACGCCGTCTTCGCCTACGCCCTCTCGGTTCGGTTCTGA
- a CDS encoding 3-isopropylmalate dehydratase small subunit produces MTGEVNGRAWVFGDDVDTDAIIPARYLHLPSLEEMAGHAMEPLEPTFGSRARPGDVIVAGVNFGSGSSREFAVLVWKQLQVGAILAESFARTFYRNALNNGILVLEVPGITEHAATGDQIEVQPQRGQIRNLTRGTTLKTSPLPDFAQQLLEAGGLKGFLLQLQEEHGSSTRGGSGRS; encoded by the coding sequence GTGACGGGTGAGGTAAACGGACGGGCCTGGGTCTTCGGCGACGATGTGGACACGGATGCGATCATTCCGGCCCGGTACCTGCACCTTCCGAGTCTCGAGGAGATGGCGGGCCACGCGATGGAGCCGCTGGAGCCGACGTTCGGCTCCCGGGCGAGGCCTGGTGACGTGATCGTGGCAGGAGTGAACTTCGGCTCGGGCTCTTCCCGTGAGTTCGCGGTCCTGGTCTGGAAGCAGCTTCAGGTAGGGGCGATCCTGGCCGAGTCCTTCGCCCGGACCTTCTATCGCAATGCCTTGAACAACGGGATCCTGGTGCTGGAAGTGCCCGGGATCACCGAGCACGCTGCAACCGGGGATCAGATCGAGGTCCAGCCCCAGCGGGGCCAGATCCGCAACCTGACCCGGGGCACGACGCTGAAGACGTCCCCGCTTCCCGATTTCGCGCAACAGCTCCTCGAAGCGGGGGGGCTCAAAGGTTTCCTCCTGCAGCTTCAGGAGGAGCATGGCTCATCGACAAGGGGAGGGAGTGGCAGGTCATGA